ACTTGTTTGTGTTTTCTGATTGTTGCATTCCGAATTCGGGTTAGCATATCAGCAATTGGATCTGTTATAAAAGCCATAATTTTACCAACTCGCTTTCTTAATTCCAGGAATTCGTCCTTGGTGAGCCAAAGTACGAAAACAAATACGGCAAATACGGAATTTTCTTAAAACTGAATGAGAACGGCCACACAACTGACAACGAGTATAGGCGCGAACTTTGAATTTAGGAGCCCGATTTGCTTTGACTTTTCACGACATTTTTGCCATAGATTTATCCTTTAACCTAAAAAATTTTTAAAATTTTTTGCGAAAAAATTAACTTTTTTTCGCAAAAGGAAAGCCTAATAATTCAAGAAGTT
The sequence above is a segment of the Mesomycoplasma ovipneumoniae genome. Coding sequences within it:
- a CDS encoding type Z 30S ribosomal protein S14, with amino-acid sequence MAKMSWKVKANRAPKFKVRAYTRCQLCGRSHSVLRKFRICRICFRTLAHQGRIPGIKKASW